From Aquila chrysaetos chrysaetos chromosome 3, bAquChr1.4, whole genome shotgun sequence, the proteins below share one genomic window:
- the LOC115339087 gene encoding guanine nucleotide-binding protein G(T) subunit gamma-T1 isoform X2: MPAINIEDLSEKDKLKMEVEQLRKEVKLERQPPGLCSHSRRMVAITEPQGVQVLRRDQELHRGAVGRGPAGEGGSRGQEPL; encoded by the exons ATGCCAGCCATCAACATCGAGGACCTGAGCGAGAAGGACAAACTGAAAATGGAAGTGGAGCAGCTCCGGAAAGAAGTCAAGCTGGAGAGGCAGCCG CCAGGTCTTTGCTCCCATTCAAGACGCATGGTTGCTATTACAGAACCGCAAG GTGTCCAAGTGCTCCGAAGAGATCAAGAACTACATCGAGGAGCGGTCGGGCGAGGACCCGCTGGTGAAGGGGGTTCCCGAGGACAAGAACCCCTTTAA
- the LOC115339087 gene encoding guanine nucleotide-binding protein G(I)/G(S)/G(O) subunit gamma-11 isoform X3 has translation MPAINIEDLSEKDKLKMEVEQLRKEVKLERQPVSKCSEEIKNYIEERSGEDPLVKGVPEDKNPFKEKGGCVIA, from the exons ATGCCAGCCATCAACATCGAGGACCTGAGCGAGAAGGACAAACTGAAAATGGAAGTGGAGCAGCTCCGGAAAGAAGTCAAGCTGGAGAGGCAGCCG GTGTCCAAGTGCTCCGAAGAGATCAAGAACTACATCGAGGAGCGGTCGGGCGAGGACCCGCTGGTGAAGGGGGTTCCCGAGGACAAGAACCCCTTTAAGGAGAAGGGAGGCTGTGTCATCGCTTAG
- the LOC115339087 gene encoding guanine nucleotide-binding protein G(I)/G(S)/G(O) subunit gamma-11 isoform X1 encodes MPAINIEDLSEKDKLKMEVEQLRKEVKLERQPVFAPIQDAWLLLQNRKVSKCSEEIKNYIEERSGEDPLVKGVPEDKNPFKEKGGCVIA; translated from the exons ATGCCAGCCATCAACATCGAGGACCTGAGCGAGAAGGACAAACTGAAAATGGAAGTGGAGCAGCTCCGGAAAGAAGTCAAGCTGGAGAGGCAGCCG GTCTTTGCTCCCATTCAAGACGCATGGTTGCTATTACAGAACCGCAAG GTGTCCAAGTGCTCCGAAGAGATCAAGAACTACATCGAGGAGCGGTCGGGCGAGGACCCGCTGGTGAAGGGGGTTCCCGAGGACAAGAACCCCTTTAAGGAGAAGGGAGGCTGTGTCATCGCTTAG
- the TFPI2 gene encoding tissue factor pathway inhibitor 2 isoform X1: MAAGRRLPLPALLLPLACAALAPRTLTEKQRACLLPPDDGPCRALVPRWYYDRYTQSCQEFTYGGCHGNANNFLTLDDCEKSCWTIKKVPKLCRMEADAGPCRSHLKRYAFNLSSMRCEEFIYGGCYGNGNNFRDLQSCVDHCLPEKTGPLLCYSPKDEGLCSSSVPRYYYDSKTKSCKEFKYTGCGGNANNFVTETDCYNVCRKAGTQKPRINKPTNVFRRKMMRKLIKKPQMYNPKS; encoded by the exons atggccgccggccgccgcctcccgctgcccgcgctgctgctgccgctggcCTGCGCGGCCCTGGCCCCGCGCACCCTCACAG AGAAGCAGCGcgcctgcctgctgccccccgATGACGGCCCCTGCCGCGCCCTGGTGCCGCGATGGTACTACGACAGGTACACGCAGAGCTGCCAGGAGTTCACCTACGGGGGCTGCCACGGCAACGCCAACAACTTCCTCACCCTCGACGACTGCGAGAAGAGCTGCTGGACCATCAAGA aagtGCCCAAATTATGCCGGATGGAGGCTGATGCAGGACCTTGCAGGAGTCATCTAAAAAGATACGCCTTTAACTTGAGCTCGATGAGGTGTGAGGAGTTCATCTACGGTGGCTGTTATGGAAATGGCAACAACTTCAGAGATTTGCAGTCTTGTGTGGACCACTGTCTGCCAGAGAAAA ctgGTCCCTTGCTATGCTATAGCCCAAAGGATGAAGGACTGTGTTCTTCTTCTGTGCCTCGCTATTACTATGACAGTAAGACTAAATCATGTAAGGAGTTCAAATACACCGGCTGTGGTGGAAATGCCAATAACTTCGTTACTGAAACAGATTGCTACAATGTCTGCAGAAAAG CAGGGACTCAGAAACCAAGAATCAACAAGCCAACAAATGTATTCCGCAGAAAAATGATGagaaaactgattaaaaaaccTCAGATGTATAACCCGAAGTCTTAA
- the TFPI2 gene encoding tissue factor pathway inhibitor 2 isoform X2 has translation MAAGRRLPLPALLLPLACAALAPRTLTEKQRACLLPPDDGPCRALVPRWYYDRYTQSCQEFTYGGCHGNANNFLTLDDCEKSCWTIKKVPKLCRMEADAGPCRSHLKRYAFNLSSMRCEEFIYGGCYGNGNNFRDLQSCVDHCLPEKTGPLLCYSPKDEGLCSSSVPRYYYDSKTKSCKEFKYTGCGGNANNFVTETDCYNVCRKGTQKPRINKPTNVFRRKMMRKLIKKPQMYNPKS, from the exons atggccgccggccgccgcctcccgctgcccgcgctgctgctgccgctggcCTGCGCGGCCCTGGCCCCGCGCACCCTCACAG AGAAGCAGCGcgcctgcctgctgccccccgATGACGGCCCCTGCCGCGCCCTGGTGCCGCGATGGTACTACGACAGGTACACGCAGAGCTGCCAGGAGTTCACCTACGGGGGCTGCCACGGCAACGCCAACAACTTCCTCACCCTCGACGACTGCGAGAAGAGCTGCTGGACCATCAAGA aagtGCCCAAATTATGCCGGATGGAGGCTGATGCAGGACCTTGCAGGAGTCATCTAAAAAGATACGCCTTTAACTTGAGCTCGATGAGGTGTGAGGAGTTCATCTACGGTGGCTGTTATGGAAATGGCAACAACTTCAGAGATTTGCAGTCTTGTGTGGACCACTGTCTGCCAGAGAAAA ctgGTCCCTTGCTATGCTATAGCCCAAAGGATGAAGGACTGTGTTCTTCTTCTGTGCCTCGCTATTACTATGACAGTAAGACTAAATCATGTAAGGAGTTCAAATACACCGGCTGTGGTGGAAATGCCAATAACTTCGTTACTGAAACAGATTGCTACAATGTCTGCAGAAAAG GGACTCAGAAACCAAGAATCAACAAGCCAACAAATGTATTCCGCAGAAAAATGATGagaaaactgattaaaaaaccTCAGATGTATAACCCGAAGTCTTAA